The following coding sequences lie in one Klebsiella huaxiensis genomic window:
- a CDS encoding ATP-binding cassette domain-containing protein — MSEDVITLRGLTRRFAGMDRPAVAPLDCTIHSGYVTGLVGPDGAGKTTLMRMLAGLLKADSGSAQVIGFDPIADDSALHAVLGYMPQKFGLYEDLTVMENLTLYADLRSVTGEVREKTFARLLEFTSLGPFTGRLAGKLSGGMKQKLGLACTLVGEPKVLLLDEPGVGVDPISRRELWQMVHELAGDGMLILWSTSYLDEAEQCRDVLLMNEGQLLYQGAPKELTQTMAGRSFLVSSSKENNRRLLQRTLKLPQVSDGVIQGKSVRLILKKESSISEVQNAADMPPLEVAETAPRFEDAFIDLLGGAGTAESPLGKIIHTVEGSHEDTVIEAQTLTKKFGDFAATDHVDFQVKRGEIFGLLGPNGAGKSTTFKMMCGLLVPTSGKALVLGMDLKVSSGKARQHLGYMAQKFSLYGNLTVEQNLRFFSGVYGLRGKAQNEKIASMCEAFGLKSIARQAADDLPLGYKQRLALACSLMHEPDILFLDEPTSGVDPLTRREFWLHINSMVDKGVTVMVTTHFMDEAEYCDRIGLVYRGKLTASGTPDDLKAMAADDEQPDPTMEQAFITLIHDWDKENASER; from the coding sequence ATGAGCGAAGACGTTATCACGCTGCGCGGTCTCACCCGGCGTTTCGCCGGCATGGACCGCCCGGCCGTCGCACCGCTGGACTGCACCATTCACTCCGGCTATGTGACCGGACTAGTTGGCCCCGATGGCGCAGGGAAAACTACCCTGATGCGTATGCTCGCCGGTTTGCTCAAAGCCGACAGCGGCAGCGCACAGGTCATTGGTTTTGACCCCATTGCTGACGATAGCGCCCTGCACGCGGTGCTCGGTTATATGCCGCAAAAGTTTGGCCTGTATGAAGATCTGACGGTGATGGAAAACCTGACCCTCTACGCCGACCTGCGCAGCGTGACTGGCGAAGTGCGGGAGAAAACTTTCGCCCGGCTGCTGGAGTTTACCTCTTTGGGCCCCTTTACTGGCCGACTGGCGGGCAAACTTTCCGGCGGCATGAAGCAGAAGCTTGGCCTCGCCTGCACCCTCGTCGGCGAACCGAAGGTGCTGCTGCTGGATGAACCCGGCGTCGGCGTCGACCCCATCTCACGCCGAGAACTGTGGCAAATGGTCCACGAGCTGGCGGGCGACGGGATGCTGATCCTCTGGAGCACCTCCTATCTCGACGAAGCTGAACAGTGCCGCGACGTGCTGCTGATGAACGAAGGCCAGTTGCTCTATCAGGGCGCGCCAAAAGAGCTGACCCAGACTATGGCCGGACGCAGCTTTTTGGTTTCCAGCAGCAAAGAGAATAACCGCCGCCTGCTCCAACGCACGCTGAAGCTGCCGCAGGTGAGCGATGGTGTGATTCAGGGCAAATCGGTGCGCCTGATCCTCAAAAAAGAGTCCAGTATCAGCGAAGTACAAAACGCAGCCGACATGCCACCGCTGGAGGTAGCTGAAACCGCGCCGCGCTTTGAAGATGCGTTCATCGACCTGCTGGGCGGCGCGGGTACGGCTGAATCGCCGCTGGGGAAAATTATCCACACCGTGGAAGGCTCCCATGAGGACACGGTGATTGAAGCGCAGACTCTGACCAAAAAATTTGGTGATTTTGCCGCCACCGACCACGTCGATTTTCAGGTCAAGCGTGGAGAAATCTTCGGACTCCTCGGCCCTAACGGCGCGGGCAAGTCCACCACCTTTAAGATGATGTGCGGCCTGCTGGTCCCCACCTCCGGCAAAGCACTGGTGCTCGGGATGGACCTGAAAGTCAGCTCTGGCAAGGCACGCCAGCATCTGGGCTATATGGCACAGAAATTTTCGCTGTATGGCAATCTCACCGTTGAGCAGAACCTGCGCTTTTTCTCCGGCGTTTATGGCCTGCGCGGCAAAGCGCAGAACGAAAAAATCGCCAGCATGTGCGAGGCGTTTGGCCTGAAAAGCATTGCCCGGCAGGCCGCCGACGACCTGCCGCTCGGCTATAAGCAGCGCCTGGCGCTGGCCTGCTCGCTAATGCATGAGCCGGATATTCTGTTTCTTGATGAGCCGACTTCGGGCGTCGACCCCCTCACCCGCCGCGAATTCTGGTTGCATATCAACAGTATGGTGGATAAGGGGGTGACGGTAATGGTCACCACCCACTTTATGGATGAGGCAGAGTATTGCGACCGTATCGGTCTGGTCTATCGCGGTAAACTTACCGCCAGCGGCACGCCGGACGATCTCAAAGCGATGGCAGCGGATGATGAACAGCCTGACCCGACGATGGAACAGGCATTTATTACCCTCATCCACGACTGGGATAAGGAGAACGCCAGTGAGCGCTAA
- a CDS encoding ABC transporter permease: MSAKILAWRRVRALCVKETRQIVRDPSSWLIAVVIPLLLLFIFGYGINLDSSKLRVGVLLEQQSEEALDFVHTMTGSPYIDATISDNRQQLIQMMQAGRIRALVVVPVDFDQKMARPGDDAPLQLITDGSEPNTANFAQGYVEGIWQIWQQQRAEDRGETFEPLIDVQTRYWFNPAAISQHFIIPGAITIIMTVVGAILTSLVVAREWERGTMEALLSTEITRAELLLCKLIPYYFLGMLAMLLCMLVAVFILGVPFRGSLVILFFITSLFLLSTLGMGLLISTITRNQFNAAQVALNAAFLPSIMLSGFIFQIDSMPAVIRAVTYVIPARYFVSTLQSLFLAGNITVVLLVNTMFLIASAVMFIGLTWIKTKRRLD; the protein is encoded by the coding sequence GTGAGCGCTAAAATCCTGGCATGGCGGCGCGTGCGCGCCCTGTGCGTCAAGGAAACGCGGCAGATCGTCCGCGACCCCAGCAGTTGGCTGATTGCGGTGGTGATCCCGCTCCTGCTGCTGTTTATCTTTGGCTACGGCATTAACCTCGATTCCAGCAAGTTACGGGTTGGCGTATTGCTGGAACAGCAGAGCGAAGAGGCGCTGGATTTCGTCCATACCATGACCGGTTCGCCCTACATTGACGCCACCATTAGCGATAACCGCCAGCAGCTGATTCAAATGATGCAGGCCGGGCGGATCCGCGCACTGGTGGTGGTCCCGGTCGATTTCGACCAGAAAATGGCTCGTCCCGGCGACGATGCGCCGCTCCAGCTGATCACCGACGGTAGCGAACCAAACACCGCCAACTTCGCCCAGGGCTACGTCGAAGGTATCTGGCAAATCTGGCAACAGCAGCGGGCGGAAGATCGCGGCGAAACCTTCGAGCCGCTCATTGACGTGCAGACACGCTACTGGTTTAACCCGGCCGCTATCAGCCAGCATTTTATTATCCCCGGCGCGATTACCATCATTATGACGGTGGTTGGCGCGATCCTGACGTCACTGGTAGTGGCTCGCGAGTGGGAGCGCGGCACCATGGAGGCACTGTTGTCGACCGAAATTACCCGCGCCGAGCTGCTGCTGTGCAAACTCATTCCCTACTATTTCCTCGGCATGCTGGCAATGCTGCTGTGCATGCTGGTAGCGGTGTTTATTCTCGGCGTGCCGTTTCGCGGTTCGCTGGTGATTCTGTTTTTTATCACCAGCCTGTTTTTGCTGAGCACGCTGGGTATGGGACTGCTGATATCCACCATCACCCGCAACCAGTTTAACGCCGCACAGGTGGCGCTGAATGCCGCATTTCTGCCGTCGATTATGCTGTCCGGGTTTATTTTCCAGATAGACAGTATGCCAGCGGTGATCCGCGCGGTGACCTACGTGATCCCGGCGCGCTATTTTGTCAGCACCCTGCAAAGCCTGTTTTTGGCGGGCAATATTACGGTGGTACTGCTGGTGAACACGATGTTTTTAATCGCTTCGGCGGTGATGTTTATTGGCCTGACGTGGATAAAAACCAAACGGCGACTGGATTAG